One Dictyoglomus turgidum DSM 6724 DNA window includes the following coding sequences:
- a CDS encoding ABC transporter permease, which produces MEVALKQKTKRVSYWSAAWRRFKRNKMAVAGLIYIIIITIAAIFTPWIAPYPYDEPHYAHTFEPPSARFWWGTDDLGRDMFSRNLYAMRNALLIGFGSQIVVLIIGVIIGSIAGFRGGAVDTFLMRITDIMYAFPTFLFNVILVTVMGRGLFTILVAVGLTGWAGMARLVRGMVMYLKHADFVEAARALGAKDSYIIRRYILPNMLGPIIVSLAFGIPNGIWVESGLALIGMGVRPPMPSWGNMIGAGIGYIMAFPHMVIFPVLTFAITLLAFTYVGDGLRDAFNPRSEV; this is translated from the coding sequence ATGGAAGTCGCATTAAAGCAGAAAACAAAGAGGGTAAGTTATTGGTCTGCTGCTTGGAGAAGGTTTAAAAGAAATAAAATGGCTGTTGCAGGATTAATTTATATTATAATAATCACCATAGCAGCCATATTTACTCCCTGGATTGCCCCATACCCTTATGATGAACCTCATTATGCTCATACCTTTGAACCGCCAAGTGCAAGATTTTGGTGGGGTACTGATGATTTAGGTAGGGATATGTTTAGTAGAAACTTATATGCTATGAGAAACGCACTGTTAATAGGATTTGGCTCCCAAATAGTAGTACTAATAATAGGTGTTATAATTGGATCCATAGCTGGATTTCGAGGTGGTGCGGTAGATACATTCCTTATGAGGATTACAGATATCATGTATGCTTTTCCAACATTCCTTTTTAACGTCATATTGGTTACCGTTATGGGAAGAGGACTTTTTACTATTCTTGTAGCGGTGGGTCTTACGGGATGGGCTGGTATGGCAAGGCTTGTTAGAGGAATGGTTATGTATCTTAAACATGCTGATTTTGTGGAAGCAGCAAGAGCTCTTGGGGCAAAAGACAGTTATATTATCAGAAGATACATTTTACCTAATATGTTGGGTCCTATAATTGTTAGCCTTGCCTTTGGAATACCTAATGGAATATGGGTAGAAAGTGGTTTAGCATTAATTGGTATGGGAGTAAGACCACCTATGCCTTCTTGGGGAAATATGATTGGTGCAGGGATAGGATATATTATGGCTTTCCCTCATATGGTTATTTTCCCAGTCTTGACTTTTGCTATTACTCTTCTTGCCTTCACTTATGTAGGGGATGGTTTGAGAGATGCATTTAATCCAAGGAGTGAGGTATAG
- a CDS encoding ABC transporter ATP-binding protein, which produces MAELLRVNNLKTYFDRYDGVVKAVDGVSYKVDYGETLAIVGESGSGKTQSVLSLLRLIKGNGRIVDGEAIFEGKDLLKLSKEELRQIRGKDISIVFQDPMTSLNPIMRIGIQIMEPILWHKIMSDKEARERAIELLRVVGIPEYKTRVWDYPFQFSGGMRQRVMIAIALACNPKLVIADEPTTALDVTVRAQILNLLSDMKEEFKTSVIFITHDVTLAMNFADTIMVMYAGKIAEYAPIDKFIRNPLHPYSNGLISSTLDINAKEGTLKPIPGNPPSLVNPPSGCRFHPRCPYAQDICKEVEPEYREVEDGHYVACHLVKGGKFNA; this is translated from the coding sequence ATGGCAGAACTATTAAGAGTTAATAATTTAAAAACCTATTTTGATAGATATGATGGTGTGGTTAAAGCTGTGGATGGTGTTAGTTATAAAGTGGATTATGGAGAAACCTTAGCTATTGTGGGGGAAAGTGGTTCTGGTAAGACTCAGTCAGTTCTTTCCCTTCTAAGACTTATTAAGGGAAATGGAAGAATTGTAGATGGAGAAGCCATATTTGAGGGTAAAGATCTATTAAAATTGAGTAAGGAAGAATTAAGACAGATAAGAGGAAAAGATATCTCTATTGTTTTTCAGGATCCAATGACAAGCTTGAATCCTATTATGAGAATTGGTATCCAGATAATGGAGCCTATCTTGTGGCACAAGATTATGTCTGACAAGGAAGCAAGGGAAAGGGCTATAGAGCTTTTAAGGGTCGTAGGAATTCCAGAATACAAAACCAGAGTATGGGATTATCCATTTCAGTTTTCAGGTGGAATGAGACAAAGGGTTATGATTGCAATTGCTCTTGCATGTAATCCAAAGCTTGTTATTGCTGATGAGCCAACAACAGCATTAGATGTTACAGTGAGAGCTCAAATATTGAATTTGTTATCAGACATGAAAGAAGAGTTTAAAACCAGTGTTATATTTATAACCCATGATGTTACCCTTGCAATGAATTTTGCAGATACTATTATGGTAATGTACGCAGGAAAAATTGCCGAGTATGCTCCTATAGATAAATTTATAAGAAATCCACTACATCCATACTCCAATGGCTTAATAAGTTCCACCTTAGATATAAACGCAAAAGAGGGTACTTTAAAGCCCATACCTGGAAACCCACCAAGCTTAGTTAATCCACCATCTGGTTGTAGATTCCATCCTAGGTGTCCATATGCTCAAGATATTTGTAAAGAAGTTGAGCCAGAGTATAGAGAGGTGGAAGATGGACACTATGTAGCTTGTCATCTTGTGAAGGGAGGAAAATTCAATGCCTGA
- a CDS encoding ABC transporter ATP-binding protein, which translates to MPELLVVKNLKKYFPVRRKFLKAVDNVSFSLEQGETLGLVGESGSGKSTLGRSILRLIEPDDGEIIFDGVDIRKLRGEELRQRRRFMQIIFQDPLASLNPMMTIGQNIEDPLIIHNIGTKEERRRAVEELLEIVGLGREVIDAFPHEFSGGQQQRVGIARALALNPKFIVADEPVSSLDVSIQAQIVSLLYELKRRFKISYLFISHDLAVVRYLSDKVAVMYLGAIVEMAPKEELYQNPLHPYTRALLASVPKMPRDGERQKRFPALKGEIPSPIDLPPGCRFQSRCEYVMDVCRKQEPAFREVSPGHFVACHLV; encoded by the coding sequence ATGCCTGAATTATTGGTAGTTAAAAACTTAAAAAAATATTTTCCTGTAAGAAGAAAGTTTTTAAAGGCTGTAGATAATGTGTCTTTTTCTTTGGAACAAGGAGAAACTTTGGGCCTTGTGGGAGAGAGTGGATCTGGCAAGTCTACCCTTGGAAGAAGTATATTAAGACTTATAGAACCTGATGATGGAGAGATAATATTTGATGGGGTAGATATAAGGAAACTTCGTGGAGAAGAATTAAGACAGAGAAGAAGATTTATGCAAATTATATTCCAGGATCCTCTTGCATCTTTAAATCCCATGATGACTATTGGGCAGAATATTGAGGATCCTTTAATAATCCATAACATAGGTACAAAAGAAGAAAGAAGAAGAGCTGTGGAGGAGCTTCTTGAAATAGTAGGTCTTGGAAGAGAGGTTATAGATGCCTTTCCTCATGAGTTTTCTGGGGGACAACAACAAAGGGTAGGAATAGCAAGGGCTCTTGCATTAAATCCTAAATTCATTGTGGCAGATGAGCCTGTTTCGTCCTTAGACGTGTCAATTCAGGCACAGATTGTCTCTCTCCTTTACGAGCTTAAGAGAAGATTTAAGATATCTTACCTATTTATATCCCACGACTTAGCTGTAGTAAGATATCTCTCTGATAAAGTTGCTGTTATGTACTTAGGAGCAATAGTAGAGATGGCTCCTAAGGAAGAGTTATACCAAAACCCATTGCACCCTTATACCAGAGCACTACTCGCTTCGGTACCTAAAATGCCAAGGGATGGGGAAAGACAAAAGAGATTCCCTGCTCTTAAAGGTGAGATACCATCCCCAATCGATCTTCCTCCTGGGTGTAGATTCCAGAGTAGATGTGAATATGTGATGGATGTATGTAGAAAACAAGAACCTGCTTTTAGGGAGGTATCTCCCGGACATTTTGTGGCTTGTCATTTGGTTTAA
- a CDS encoding glycoside hydrolase family 5 protein yields MRRILWIILLTLFIFNINGYTQEKLPIRRGVNLTGLEAPFEGSWGVYVKDEYFELVKKAGFDHIRVPIRWNGHAAYEPPYTIRDYLFERVDHIIEMAFKNKLYIIINIHNYEELMQNPEKHKERFLALWRQIAEHYKNYPDTLWFELLNEPNTNLTPQLWNEYLAEAVKVIRETNPTRKIVIDTANWANYNTISFLKLPQDRNLIVSFHYYNPFNFTHQGADWVQPQLPVGVKWTGSDQEKKAIERELDFTLEWAKRNGNVLLYMGEFGAYSKADMESRVRWTDFVARSAEKRGIAWSYWDFASAGFGVYDGLNKMWRIELLKALIPETKIK; encoded by the coding sequence ATGAGGAGGATTTTGTGGATAATTTTGTTAACTTTATTTATTTTTAACATCAATGGATATACTCAAGAGAAACTTCCTATTAGAAGAGGAGTAAATCTAACAGGGCTTGAGGCTCCTTTTGAAGGGTCCTGGGGGGTTTATGTAAAGGATGAATATTTTGAATTAGTGAAAAAGGCAGGTTTTGATCATATAAGGGTTCCTATAAGGTGGAATGGGCATGCCGCTTATGAACCTCCTTATACTATTAGAGATTATCTTTTTGAGAGGGTAGACCATATAATAGAAATGGCATTTAAAAATAAATTATATATAATAATTAACATTCATAATTATGAAGAGCTAATGCAAAATCCAGAAAAGCATAAAGAGAGGTTTCTTGCTCTATGGAGACAAATAGCAGAACACTATAAAAATTATCCTGATACCTTGTGGTTTGAGCTTCTAAATGAACCAAATACTAATCTTACTCCTCAACTTTGGAATGAGTATTTAGCTGAGGCAGTAAAGGTTATAAGAGAGACTAATCCTACAAGGAAAATTGTGATAGATACTGCTAATTGGGCAAACTATAATACTATATCTTTTTTGAAGCTTCCTCAAGATAGAAATTTAATAGTAAGTTTTCATTATTATAATCCCTTTAATTTTACCCATCAGGGTGCAGATTGGGTTCAACCTCAACTTCCTGTAGGAGTAAAATGGACCGGTTCTGACCAAGAGAAAAAAGCTATTGAGAGAGAACTTGATTTTACTTTGGAGTGGGCAAAGAGAAATGGTAATGTTCTCCTTTACATGGGGGAGTTTGGAGCATATTCAAAGGCAGATATGGAGTCAAGGGTAAGGTGGACAGATTTTGTAGCAAGATCTGCAGAAAAAAGAGGTATTGCTTGGTCATATTGGGATTTTGCCTCGGCAGGCTTTGGAGTTTATGATGGGTTAAATAAGATGTGGAGGATCGAACTCCTCAAAGCATTGATTCCTGAAACAAAAATAAAATAG